A window from Panulirus ornatus isolate Po-2019 chromosome 29, ASM3632096v1, whole genome shotgun sequence encodes these proteins:
- the LOC139757926 gene encoding uncharacterized protein, with protein sequence MYVLQEHKQSRLFQAEIPTWRFAVGKRREDLALRREMGRRSVAKVLGVLVLLVSWLVWFHLYNYGPTFTLEPLSPAHQDTPTHNHAHLHLPADAARNDDVPSRSRNDGTQTSDLEKTNVTHDQSSHTHGQYDARNLMIHDGAITDRTANDHKTDNLIAGDQRTPNQANESQNDRQVRNDEAGQDQTSDHNIDIRIVSSETTDYQTANDQVKNKTMDDYANYRQTTNDLASEDLTITDGRTHATNNKHVDKGGAASYGRQLGTGPPREACRQVYQQEMADLRRVVLWTPFWQKQAAWEGMVSSRGRLREARCPTWRCEFVWTQEATERLVGVADAVMFFSVDLTVRPLPPRSPRQLWIWLELEAPPISQLASGPWAQAEKDGVYFNLTMSYHHLNDIVVSQGYLLPLGIPPECPVQPDDKLNKSSPAFRSYSEHLRRYDAFMLTRGRREDDLLRSERARRYDEVIQSFPDILREEGLGIPGNTTGPSTHVREGYDDATHTDQSPPGDQSGEEDGRPDDSWFTRQEVRWGARPRLAAWMASHCPTESRRESLVAALRRHVNITTVGKCGDLACGKNHMDTYCYRWLAGSHLFYLSFENALCDDYVTEKVWRPLEYGMVPVVYGGCKYSDTLPFGSYIDAMEFSSAEALARRLVYLANHPSAYLRYLQWRRYWRAIWPAPWCNLCAELHREHRRPTHTTLDKWWETTTDCYDPLMW encoded by the exons ATGTATGTACTTCAAGAGCATAAACAGAGTCGCTTGTTCCAGGCAGAGATACCAACTTGGAGGTTCGCggtgggaaagaggagggaggacctGGCACTTCGACGTGAGATGGGGAGGCGAAGTGTAGCCAAAGTCTTGGGAGTCCTGGTGCTCCTCGTCTCTTGGTTAGTTTGGTTCCACCTCTACAACTACGGCCCGACCTTCACGCTCGAACCTCTCTCCCCCGCCCACCAGGATACTCCTACGCATAACCACGCCCATCTACATCTGCCTGCTGACGCCGCCCGAAACGATGACGTCCCCAGCAGAAGCCGAAACGACGGCACCCAGACCAGCGACTTAGAAAAAACCAACGTTACCCATGACCAGAGTTCTCACACTCATGGCCAGTACGACGCCAGGAACCTAATGATCCACGATGGCGCCATTACAGACCGTACCGCTAACGATCATAAAACTGACAACCTGATTGCCGGTGACCAGCGCACTCCCAATCAGGCCAATGAAAGCCAGAACGATCGTCAGGTTCGTAACGACGAAGCCGGCCAAGACCAGACCAGTGACCACAACATCGACATTCGAATCGTCAGCAGCGAAACTACGGATTATCAGACGGCAAACGACCAGGTCAAAAACAAGACCATGGACGACTATGCTAATTACAGGCAGACTACCAACGACCTGGCCTCAGAGGATCTAACCATTACCGATGGTCGAACCCACGCGACCAATAACAAACACGTCGATAAAG GTGGAGCAGCGTCATACGGCCGGCAGCTCGGGACAGGGCCGCCCCGGGAGGCCTGCCGGCAGGTGTACCAGCAGGAGATGGCTGACCTTCGTCGGGTGGTGCTGTGGACGCCCTTCTGGCAAAAGCAGGCGGCCTGGGAAGGAATGGTCAGCAGTCGTGGCCGGCTGAGGGAAGCTCGCTGTCCCACTTggag GTGTGAGTTCGTATGGACGCAGGAGGCAACGGAGAGGCTGGTGGGGGTGGCTGACGCAGTCATGTTCTTCAGTGTGGACCTGACCGTACGGCCGCTACCCCCTCGATCCCCACGCCAGCTCTGGATCTGGCTGGAACTTGAG GCACCTCCCATCAGCCAGCTGGCCTCGGGTCCATGGGCGCAAGCCGAGAAGGACGGCGTCTACTTCAACCTCACCATGTCCTACCACCACCTCAACGACATCGTCGTCAGCCAAGGGTACCTCTTGCCCTTGGGTATCCCCCCTGAATGCCCCGTTCAGCCGGACGACAAGCTAAACAAATCATCGCCTGCGTTCCGCAGCTACAGCGAACACCttcgacggtacgatgccttCATGCTGACCCGGGGGCGTCGCGAGGACGATCTACTGCGGAGCGAGAGAGCTCGGCGGTACGACGAGGTGATCCAGAGCTTTCCAGACATCTTGCGGGAGGAGGGGCTTGGTATTCCAGGCAACACCACGGGTCCGTCAACCCATGTTCGCGAAGGTTATGACGATGCTACACACACGGACCAGAGTCCTCCAGGAGACCAAAGCGGCGAAGAAGACGGGAGGCCTGATGACAGTTGGTTTACCAGACAGGAGGTCAGGTGGGGCGCTAGGCCCCGTCTGGCAGCATGGATGGCCAGCCACTGTCCCACAGAGTCCCGCCGGGAGTCGCTGGTGGCGGCCCTTAGACGACACGTCAACATCACCACCGTTGGGAAGTGCGGTGACCTCGCCTGCGGGAAGAACCACATGGATACCTACTGCTACCGCTGGCTGGCGGGGTCGCATCTCTTCTACCTCTCGTTTGAGAACGCTCTGTGTGACGACTACGTCACAGAGAAGGTCTGGCGCCCGTTGGAGTACGGGATGGTGcctgtggtatatggggggtgcAAGTACAGCGATACCCTTCCCTTCGGTTCCTACATAGACGCGATGGAGTTCTCGAGCGCGGAGGCTCTGGCGAGGCGCTTGGTCTACTTGGCGAATCACCCCTCCGCGTACTTGAGGTACCTGCAGTGGCGAAGGTACTGGCGGGCGATATGGCCGGCGCCCTGGTGCAACCTGTGTGCCGAGTTACATCGAGAGCACCGAcgcccaacccacaccaccctcgACAAGTGGTGGGAGACTACGACAGATTGTTACGACCCCTTGATGTGGTGA